Proteins co-encoded in one Candidatus Dormiibacterota bacterium genomic window:
- a CDS encoding acetyl-CoA acetyltransferase translates to MASNGIRDRVAVIGMGCTTFGEHWGRSTDDLLIDATGDAVTSAGVALEDIDAFWLGTMASGLSGLTLSRPLKLDYRPVSRMENMCATGSEAFRNACYAVASGAYDMVMAVGVEKLKDSGFSGLAIPAPPNDGTGGIGEISAPAMFSLLAPAYAKKYGVSTEALKEVMTRIAWKNHANGARNPRAQFRREVPKETIQNAPLIAGQLGVFDCSGVSDGGAAAILVRAEDAHRYTDHPMYVKGLSFVAGPAAGMLDPDYDFTTFPEVVAAARDAYAQAGVRDPRSELAMAEVHDCFTPTELVLMEDLGFSERGAGWEDVLSGTFDLGGELPVNPDGGLKAFGHPIGASGLRMLFECWLQLRGEAPEERTIPSVAAGRKLALTHNLGGGPGECVSFVSVVGSERS, encoded by the coding sequence ATGGCTTCGAACGGTATTCGCGACCGGGTCGCCGTCATCGGCATGGGCTGCACCACCTTCGGCGAGCACTGGGGGCGCTCCACCGACGACCTGCTGATCGACGCCACGGGCGATGCGGTGACCTCGGCGGGCGTCGCCCTGGAGGACATCGACGCCTTCTGGCTCGGCACCATGGCCTCGGGGCTGAGCGGCCTCACCCTGAGCCGCCCGCTCAAGCTCGACTACCGTCCGGTGTCGCGGATGGAGAACATGTGCGCCACCGGCTCGGAGGCGTTCCGCAACGCCTGCTACGCGGTCGCCAGCGGCGCCTACGACATGGTGATGGCGGTCGGGGTCGAGAAGCTGAAGGACTCGGGGTTCTCCGGCCTCGCCATCCCCGCCCCGCCCAACGACGGCACCGGTGGGATCGGGGAGATCAGCGCGCCGGCGATGTTCAGCCTGCTCGCCCCCGCCTACGCGAAGAAGTACGGAGTGTCGACCGAGGCGCTCAAGGAGGTGATGACCCGCATCGCCTGGAAGAACCACGCCAACGGCGCCCGCAATCCCCGTGCCCAGTTCCGCAGGGAGGTGCCGAAGGAGACCATCCAGAACGCGCCCCTGATCGCCGGCCAGCTCGGGGTCTTCGACTGCTCGGGGGTGAGCGACGGCGGCGCCGCGGCGATCCTGGTGCGCGCCGAGGATGCCCACCGCTACACCGACCATCCCATGTACGTGAAGGGCCTGTCCTTCGTCGCCGGCCCGGCCGCCGGGATGCTCGACCCCGACTACGACTTCACCACCTTCCCCGAGGTGGTGGCCGCGGCGAGGGACGCCTACGCCCAGGCCGGGGTGCGCGACCCGCGCAGCGAGCTGGCCATGGCCGAGGTGCACGACTGCTTCACCCCGACCGAGCTGGTGCTCATGGAGGACCTCGGCTTCAGCGAGCGCGGCGCCGGCTGGGAGGACGTGCTCAGCGGCACCTTCGACCTCGGCGGCGAGCTGCCCGTCAACCCCGACGGCGGGCTGAAGGCCTTCGGCCATCCCATCGGCGCCAGCGGGCTGCGGATGCTCTTCGAGTGCTGGCTGCAGCTGCGCGGCGAGGCTCCCGAGGAGCGCACCATCCCCAGCGTCGCCGCGGGGCGGAAGCTGGCGCTCACCCACAACCTCGGCGGCGGCCCGGGGGAGTGCGTGAGCTTCGTCTCGGTGGTCGGGTCCGAGAGGAGCTAG